CGATGCCAGGCGCGGTCACGCCGCAGCCGGTGAGGGCGCCGGCGGCCAGGATGGCGACCAGGGCGGCCGAGAAGAGCTTGGACTGGATCTTGAGGGCCTGGGCGATCTGGTTGGGCTTGACCAGCCCCCCGTCGACCAGGATCTCGCCGATCTGCTTCTTGGTGAGGCGCTGGGCCTCGAGGGCGCCCTTGAGGTCGTCGCGGCTGATGACGTCGGTGGCGACCAGGATCTCGCCGAGCATCAGCTTGACGGCGGTCGCCCCCTTCGCGTGGGCGTCCTGCTGCCAGGTCAGGACCGCGTCCAGCTCGGCGGCGGTGATGACGCCGAAGCGCAAGAGGACCTCGCCCAGCTTCTCGTTGGTGCGCTTCTGCTCCTCGAGGGCGCGGTCGAGCTGGCGGGGCTGGACGCGCTTGGCCTTGAGGAGGATGTCGCCCAGGCGATGGCGCACGCCCTCGGCCGACTCCATCGCGTCGGGGCTGTCGAGATCGGCCTGGTTGGCAAGGACCGCCTTGAGCTCCATCTCCGAGAGCACGCCCAGGCGCAGCAGCGTCTCCCCGAGGCGCTCGTTGGTCTCGCGCTGACTCTCGAGGGCCTGGCTGAGGTCCGAGTGGGAGATGAAGTCGCCGTCGACGAGGACTTCGCCCAGGAGGCGCTTGTTCGGCATCGTCGGTTGAAGCATGGTGGCCATTGGCTCGCTCCTGATCCTTTCCCTTGCTCTGTTGTTATACCCTCGGGATGCCCCGTCCTTGCGCGTTTTTTGCCGATTTATTGCGATCGTGCGAAGTAAAGCCCGCTCGCTCTTCCGTCCTTGCTCGAACCCCA
The sequence above is drawn from the Pantanalinema sp. genome and encodes:
- a CDS encoding C39 family peptidase translates to MATMLQPTMPNKRLLGEVLVDGDFISHSDLSQALESQRETNERLGETLLRLGVLSEMELKAVLANQADLDSPDAMESAEGVRHRLGDILLKAKRVQPRQLDRALEEQKRTNEKLGEVLLRFGVITAAELDAVLTWQQDAHAKGATAVKLMLGEILVATDVISRDDLKGALEAQRLTKKQIGEILVDGGLVKPNQIAQALKIQSKLFSAALVAILAAGALTGCGVTAPGIDATNNYGNNQHGAIVQFKGTPVQTVQSADQQHKVTIYQNGAHVIDNVPFFQQNSRDNTCAQAASAVLFNYWGIDVSYQQAVNESNRFNLGTTPATAQSYLKSKGLNVQPYRKGTVDFIKSLVDQGRPAMVILDYDGAVHWVVVVGYNDTTNRMIIHDSISGPHTTMSMDSFTNKWKNKTMTGIPVVGGQNYEGVVFDVAK